A stretch of the bacterium genome encodes the following:
- a CDS encoding RNA-binding protein, translating into MGTRIFVGNLPFSATEDQLRELFAQHGEVAAVSIVKDKFTDRSRGFAFVEMSAADAATAAIAALNQHPMDGRPLTVNVARERTEGGSRGGYGRGRSNDGPSGNRW; encoded by the coding sequence GTGGGTACGCGTATTTTCGTAGGGAATCTTCCCTTCAGCGCAACCGAAGACCAGCTCCGCGAGCTGTTCGCCCAGCATGGCGAAGTCGCGGCAGTCAGTATAGTGAAAGACAAGTTCACGGACCGCTCCCGGGGATTCGCGTTCGTCGAGATGAGCGCTGCCGATGCAGCGACCGCGGCGATTGCGGCCCTGAACCAGCATCCGATGGACGGCCGGCCGCTCACCGTCAACGTGGCGCGCGAGCGCACCGAAGGTGGTTCGCGCGGCGGCTATGGTCGCGGTCGCTCGAACGACGGCCCCAGCGGCAACCGCTGGTAG
- a CDS encoding PQQ-binding-like beta-propeller repeat protein, with product MTKLERLRRYMARHRTRPFILPPVVLALAAFVSCHKAPDAPTVPAGPQYCFKDVNYTFSTVATDPNGDSVAVRFDWGDSTGIDSSGWFRSGDTIAMTHAWQDTGAYVVRAWAKNRKQVTSGVSGSVEVRVVIHRPPATPAEPSGPDAGVQDSSYAFTAVDSQPDGLPIAFRFSWGDGDTSDWSVFVASGASSQTSYNWSSSDTFSVTVQAKDSGGALSQWSAPHRIFVRPDTVRWRYQTGHEIKSSPAIGPDGTVYVGSYDSCLYAVSPKCILKWRYRTGGQVDLSPAVAADGAVYLGSDNGYLYAFNPAGTLKWSHKVGTRADNSPAVGSDGTVYIGSDDTLRAFSAEGALQWQFPTSWPIASSPAIATNGTLYFISYDTVYAVNADGSARWRHRVSRFPGPPAIATDGTIYAGSRDTGTLYAINPDGTARWGCPLSGNVNNEPAIGADGTVYVGSSGGLLYAVNPDGTLKWSYATGGSVSTTPAIAADGTLFFGSDDGYVYALNSDGSLKWKYLTGGAVKSSPAIAAGGVMYVGSSDFYLYALWSPSPLASSAWPKFHHDLKNTGRVGGGK from the coding sequence TTGACGAAGCTTGAGCGTCTAAGGAGATACATGGCCCGACATCGCACGCGACCGTTTATCCTGCCGCCGGTTGTTCTGGCGCTGGCGGCGTTCGTTTCGTGCCACAAGGCGCCCGACGCGCCGACCGTCCCGGCCGGCCCCCAGTATTGCTTCAAGGACGTGAACTACACATTCAGCACCGTTGCGACCGACCCGAACGGCGACAGCGTGGCAGTCCGCTTTGACTGGGGCGACTCCACCGGGATTGACTCGTCCGGCTGGTTCCGGAGCGGAGATACGATTGCCATGACCCACGCCTGGCAGGATACCGGCGCGTACGTGGTCCGCGCCTGGGCGAAGAACCGGAAGCAGGTCACGTCCGGCGTGTCCGGCTCAGTCGAGGTGCGGGTGGTGATACACCGGCCGCCCGCCACCCCCGCGGAACCGTCCGGGCCGGATGCGGGCGTGCAGGACTCTTCCTACGCGTTCACCGCCGTCGACTCCCAGCCCGACGGCCTTCCCATCGCGTTCCGGTTTTCCTGGGGCGACGGCGACACCTCGGACTGGAGCGTCTTCGTCGCCTCCGGTGCGTCGTCGCAGACAAGTTACAACTGGTCTTCGTCCGACACTTTCTCGGTAACCGTCCAGGCGAAGGACAGCGGCGGAGCATTGTCCCAGTGGTCCGCCCCGCACCGCATCTTCGTCCGCCCGGATACTGTCCGGTGGCGTTATCAGACCGGCCACGAGATAAAGTCCAGTCCGGCAATCGGGCCGGACGGCACGGTTTACGTCGGGTCGTACGACAGTTGCCTCTACGCAGTGAGCCCGAAGTGTATACTCAAGTGGCGGTACCGGACCGGCGGACAGGTTGATCTCTCGCCGGCCGTCGCGGCCGACGGCGCCGTGTACCTCGGATCGGATAACGGCTACCTGTACGCGTTCAATCCCGCCGGCACGCTCAAGTGGAGCCACAAGGTCGGAACGCGCGCGGACAATTCCCCGGCCGTCGGTTCAGATGGCACGGTCTATATCGGCTCAGACGACACCCTGCGGGCGTTCAGCGCGGAAGGCGCCCTGCAGTGGCAGTTTCCAACGTCGTGGCCCATTGCCAGCTCCCCGGCCATCGCGACGAACGGGACGCTCTATTTCATTTCGTACGACACGGTCTACGCGGTGAATGCCGACGGAAGCGCTCGCTGGCGCCACCGCGTCAGCCGTTTTCCCGGTCCGCCCGCAATCGCGACCGACGGGACAATCTACGCCGGGTCACGCGACACGGGCACCCTCTACGCCATCAACCCGGACGGGACCGCCAGGTGGGGATGCCCTTTGTCCGGCAACGTGAACAACGAGCCCGCGATCGGAGCGGACGGCACCGTCTACGTCGGATCCTCCGGCGGCCTGCTGTACGCGGTCAATCCCGACGGCACACTCAAGTGGTCCTACGCAACCGGCGGTTCGGTGTCGACGACGCCGGCCATCGCCGCGGACGGCACGCTGTTCTTCGGTTCGGACGACGGGTATGTCTACGCGCTCAACTCCGACGGTTCGCTGAAGTGGAAGTACCTGACCGGAGGCGCGGTCAAGTCGTCGCCGGCCATCGCGGCCGGTGGGGTCATGTACGTCGGGTCATCCGACTTCTATCTCTATGCTCTGTGGAGTCCGTCCCCGCTGGCCAGTTCGGCCTGGCCCAAGTTCCACCACGACCTGAAGAACACGGGTCGCGTCGGTGGAGGAAAGTGA